In Buchnera aphidicola (Lipaphis pseudobrassicae), a genomic segment contains:
- the ilvC gene encoding ketol-acid reductoisomerase has protein sequence MNYFNTLSFSQKINQIKKCRFMKKNEFKNKNIILQNKSIVIVGCGSQGLNQGLNMRDSGLNISYALKKDSILKKNQSWINATENNFIVGDYESLIPSADLVINLTPDKQHSNVIKELQKLMKKDACLGYSHGFNIVEKGEKIRKDITVIMVAPKCPGTEVRQEYKRGFGVPTLIAVHNENDIHKIGLEIAKAWAFSTGGHRAGVLESSFVAEVKSDLMGEQTILCGMLQTASLICYEKLISNKCNPGYASKLIQFGWETITESLKHGGITLMMDRLSNPSKIRAFKLSQKIKKILSELFQKHMDDIISGYFSIEMMKDWKNKDKNLLNWRYKTKNTSFEQAPYYEEKIPEQEYYDNGTLMVAILKSGIELSFEKMVQSGIMEESAYYESLHELPLIANTIARKKLYEMNMVISDTAEYGSYLFSESAYPILKNFIATINHTDLGSPLSNQSVNNIELCQINEIIRNHPIEIIGRKLRSYMKKMKTITVAQ, from the coding sequence ATGAATTATTTTAACACGTTGAGTTTTAGTCAAAAAATTAATCAAATAAAAAAATGTCGTTTTATGAAAAAAAACGAATTTAAAAATAAGAATATAATTTTGCAAAATAAAAGTATAGTTATTGTAGGATGTGGATCTCAAGGTTTAAATCAAGGATTAAATATGAGAGATTCAGGACTAAATATTTCTTATGCTTTAAAAAAAGATAGTATTTTAAAAAAAAATCAATCTTGGATAAATGCAACGGAAAATAATTTTATAGTAGGTGATTATGAATCACTTATACCAAGTGCTGATTTAGTAATTAATTTAACTCCAGATAAACAACATTCTAATGTTATAAAAGAATTGCAAAAATTAATGAAAAAAGATGCATGTTTAGGTTATTCACATGGTTTTAATATTGTAGAAAAAGGAGAAAAAATAAGAAAAGATATAACCGTAATAATGGTAGCTCCAAAATGTCCAGGAACGGAAGTGAGACAAGAGTATAAACGAGGATTTGGTGTTCCTACATTAATTGCTGTACATAACGAAAATGATATTCATAAGATAGGCTTAGAAATTGCAAAAGCATGGGCATTTTCTACTGGAGGACATCGCGCAGGAGTTCTTGAATCGTCATTCGTAGCTGAAGTTAAATCAGATCTTATGGGAGAACAAACAATTTTATGTGGTATGCTTCAAACAGCTTCATTAATATGTTACGAAAAATTAATTTCAAATAAATGCAATCCAGGTTATGCAAGTAAATTAATACAATTTGGATGGGAAACCATTACAGAATCTCTTAAGCATGGAGGCATTACTTTAATGATGGATAGATTATCTAATCCATCAAAAATTAGAGCTTTTAAACTTTCTCAAAAAATAAAGAAAATTTTATCAGAATTATTTCAAAAACATATGGACGATATTATCTCAGGATATTTTTCTATAGAAATGATGAAAGATTGGAAAAATAAAGATAAAAATTTATTAAATTGGAGATATAAAACAAAAAATACGTCTTTTGAGCAAGCTCCTTACTATGAGGAAAAAATACCAGAACAAGAATACTATGATAATGGAACACTAATGGTAGCAATATTAAAATCTGGTATTGAATTATCTTTTGAAAAAATGGTTCAATCAGGAATCATGGAAGAATCTGCTTATTATGAATCATTACATGAATTACCATTAATAGCAAATACTATTGCAAGAAAAAAACTATATGAAATGAATATGGTTATTTCAGATACTGCTGAATATGGTAGTTATCTTTTTTCTGAATCAGCATATCCAATTTTAAAAAACTTTATAGCAACCATCAACCATACAGATCTTGGTTCTCCTTTATCTAATCAATCTGTAAATAATATTGAATTATGTCAAATAAATGAAATTATTCGAAATCATCCAATAGAAATCATTGGACGAAAATTGAGATCTTATATGAAAAAAATGAAAACAATTACTGTTGCTCAATAA
- the ilvD gene encoding dihydroxy-acid dehydratase: MPKYRSFTTTYGKNMSGARSLWRATGMNDEDFKKPIIAIVNSFSQFVPGHIHLQEVGKIISQEIQKSGGVPKEFNTIAIDDGIAMGHSGMLYSLPSRELIADSIEYVVNAHCADAMICISNCDKITPGMLMASMRLNIPSVFVSGGPMEAGKIKKNNKEIKIDLVDAIMTGGNPHKSEDLIKTIESSACPTCGSCSGMFTANSMNCLTEAMGLSLPGNGTLLATHVDRKDLFIKSAKTIVKITKEYYDNDNKKVLPRSIANKESFINAITLDIAMGGSTNTILHLLAAAQEAKVDFKMSDINNLSKKIPHICKVSPSTSLYHIEDVHRAGGVMGILGELNRFNLLNKKTENILQLNLEETLNKYDIILTKNPHVINMFKAKPGGIRTTKPFSQECRWVKLDYDRKNGCIRSCKNAYSKEGGLAVLYGNLAKNGCIIKTAGITKEQYIFSGTAKVYESQEEAVNAILNKKVISGDVVVIRYEGPKGGPGMQEMLYPTTYLKSMGLDKTCALITDGRFSGGTSGLSIGHISPEAANKGTIALIKNNDIININIIKRTINIDITEEELSKRTLEEESKGSFSYKPKNRKRYISPALQAYAFFATSADKGAVRNQDKISKI; this comes from the coding sequence TACAACTACATATGGTAAAAATATGTCTGGAGCAAGATCATTATGGCGTGCTACAGGAATGAATGATGAAGATTTTAAAAAACCTATTATTGCAATAGTTAATTCTTTTTCACAATTTGTTCCAGGACATATACATTTACAAGAAGTTGGAAAGATTATTTCCCAAGAAATTCAAAAATCAGGCGGTGTTCCAAAAGAATTTAATACTATTGCAATAGACGATGGAATAGCTATGGGACACTCTGGAATGTTATATTCTTTACCTTCTCGAGAATTAATTGCAGATTCAATAGAATATGTAGTTAATGCACATTGTGCGGATGCAATGATTTGTATTTCTAACTGTGATAAAATTACACCAGGAATGCTTATGGCATCAATGCGACTAAATATACCATCTGTTTTTGTTTCAGGTGGACCTATGGAAGCAGGTAAAATAAAAAAAAATAATAAAGAAATAAAAATAGATTTAGTAGACGCTATCATGACAGGAGGAAATCCTCATAAATCTGAAGATCTAATTAAAACCATTGAAAGTTCAGCATGTCCTACATGTGGATCTTGTTCTGGAATGTTCACTGCAAATTCTATGAACTGCTTAACAGAAGCAATGGGTTTATCTTTACCTGGAAATGGAACACTATTAGCTACTCACGTTGATCGCAAAGATTTATTTATAAAATCAGCCAAAACTATCGTCAAAATTACTAAAGAATATTATGACAATGATAATAAAAAAGTTCTACCTAGAAGTATTGCAAATAAAGAGTCTTTTATAAATGCAATCACATTAGATATTGCAATGGGAGGGTCTACTAATACTATTTTACATTTGTTAGCAGCTGCACAGGAAGCAAAGGTTGATTTTAAAATGTCTGATATTAATAATTTATCTAAAAAAATACCTCATATTTGCAAAGTATCACCAAGTACTTCTTTATATCATATAGAAGATGTTCATCGTGCAGGTGGTGTAATGGGTATTTTAGGAGAATTAAATCGATTTAATTTATTAAATAAAAAAACAGAGAATATATTACAATTAAATCTAGAAGAAACATTAAATAAATATGATATTATTTTAACAAAAAATCCTCATGTTATTAATATGTTTAAAGCTAAACCTGGTGGTATTCGAACAACAAAACCATTCTCACAAGAATGTAGATGGGTAAAATTAGATTATGATCGTAAAAATGGTTGTATTCGTTCTTGTAAAAATGCTTATAGTAAAGAAGGAGGATTAGCTGTTTTATATGGAAATTTAGCTAAAAATGGTTGTATAATAAAAACTGCAGGAATCACCAAAGAACAGTACATTTTTTCTGGTACGGCTAAAGTATATGAAAGTCAAGAAGAAGCTGTTAATGCAATATTGAATAAAAAAGTAATCTCAGGTGATGTTGTTGTTATTCGTTATGAAGGTCCTAAAGGTGGTCCTGGTATGCAAGAAATGTTGTATCCTACTACATATTTAAAATCTATGGGTTTAGATAAAACATGTGCATTAATTACCGATGGTAGATTTTCAGGTGGAACTTCAGGACTTTCTATAGGACATATTTCACCTGAAGCTGCAAATAAAGGTACAATAGCTTTAATAAAAAACAATGATATTATTAATATTAATATCATTAAAAGAACAATTAATATAGATATTACAGAAGAAGAATTATCTAAACGTACTTTAGAAGAAGAATCAAAGGGATCCTTCTCTTATAAACCAAAAAACCGTAAAAGATATATTTCACCTGCATTACAAGCATATGCTTTTTTTGCTACAAGTGCAGATAAAGGAGCTGTAAGAAATCAAGATAAAATATCTAAAATTTAA